In the Kineosporiaceae bacterium genome, one interval contains:
- a CDS encoding ATP-dependent DNA helicase — translation MTSGVHLLVQAGTGTGKSLAYLVPAIAHAVRSGQTVVVSTATLALQSQIVERDLPRLADALTPLLGRRPTWQVVKGRANYVCRYKLEGGYPEDDGGLFAMAAAGAPAPLAGRIGLQVVRLREWAETSTAGERDELVPGVSEQAWRQVSVSARECLGTTCPRATECFCDNARERARHVDIVVTNHAVVAIDAFEWRSLLPRPRDPGRRRGPRTGRPGDVGGLQGLTVTAVEVAARRCRGTGVTTTELDDAATGLAAAFQVAPEGRITDLAQHDDDQLGAAVVAVRDTARGLISALEATKPAAGSGGADGARALARAAIGEIFDVAERLASGSAARGGADVAWLSRVGRPESGPVRIGLHVAPLTVAGALRARVFDERTVIATSATLSVGGSFDAVARSFGLSRGEGGEGARASASGSAVRDHDDDHDDHDDDAVPASPAAWTGLDVGSPFDYPRQAILYIARHLPAPGRDGLGEPMIDELAGLVEAAGGRTLGLFSSRRAAQTAAELLRERLDVPILCQGDDQTPTLVRAFADDERTCLFGTLSLWQGVDVPGASCQLVVVDRIPFPRPDDPLGTARQEAVARHGGNAFMSVAATHAALLLAQGVGRLVRSGADRGVVAVLDSRLATARYAGFLRASLPPFWTTTDREVVVAALRRIDVPTGTETVVS, via the coding sequence ATGACCAGCGGCGTCCACCTGCTGGTGCAGGCCGGCACGGGGACCGGCAAGTCCCTGGCCTACCTGGTCCCCGCGATCGCTCACGCCGTCCGATCCGGGCAGACGGTCGTGGTGTCCACCGCGACCCTGGCGCTGCAGTCACAGATCGTCGAGCGTGACCTGCCCCGGCTGGCCGATGCGCTCACCCCGTTGTTGGGGCGGCGTCCCACGTGGCAGGTGGTCAAGGGGCGGGCCAACTACGTCTGCCGGTACAAGCTCGAGGGTGGCTACCCCGAGGACGACGGCGGCCTGTTCGCGATGGCGGCGGCCGGCGCCCCCGCCCCGCTGGCCGGGCGCATCGGCCTGCAGGTGGTGCGGTTGCGCGAGTGGGCCGAGACCAGCACGGCCGGCGAACGCGATGAGCTGGTGCCGGGCGTGAGCGAGCAGGCCTGGCGGCAGGTCTCGGTCTCGGCGCGCGAGTGCCTGGGCACCACGTGTCCCCGGGCCACCGAGTGCTTCTGCGACAACGCCCGCGAGCGGGCCCGCCACGTCGACATCGTGGTGACCAACCACGCGGTGGTCGCGATCGACGCCTTCGAGTGGCGCAGCCTGCTGCCCCGACCACGAGATCCTGGTCGTCGACGAGGCCCACGAACTGGCCGACCGGGTGACGTCGGTGGTCTCCAAGGGCTCACCGTCACCGCGGTCGAGGTCGCTGCCCGGCGATGCCGTGGTACCGGGGTCACCACGACCGAACTGGACGACGCCGCAACGGGTTTGGCGGCCGCGTTCCAGGTCGCGCCCGAGGGGCGGATCACCGACCTGGCGCAGCACGACGACGATCAGCTCGGTGCTGCGGTCGTCGCGGTGCGGGACACCGCGCGCGGACTGATCAGTGCGCTCGAGGCAACCAAGCCGGCGGCCGGGTCGGGTGGGGCCGACGGCGCTCGGGCGTTGGCCCGGGCTGCGATCGGTGAGATCTTCGACGTCGCCGAGCGATTGGCCAGCGGGTCGGCCGCCCGGGGCGGGGCCGACGTGGCGTGGCTGTCGCGGGTGGGTCGACCCGAGTCCGGCCCGGTGCGCATCGGTCTCCATGTCGCACCGCTGACGGTGGCAGGGGCGTTGCGCGCCAGGGTGTTCGACGAGCGCACGGTCATCGCGACGTCCGCGACGTTGTCGGTCGGCGGCAGCTTCGACGCGGTGGCGCGCTCGTTCGGTCTGAGCCGGGGCGAGGGTGGCGAGGGCGCGCGGGCATCGGCCTCGGGCAGCGCGGTCCGCGACCACGACGACGACCACGACGACCACGATGACGATGCGGTGCCGGCATCTCCGGCGGCGTGGACCGGGCTGGACGTGGGCAGCCCGTTCGACTACCCGCGTCAGGCGATCCTGTACATCGCGCGGCATCTGCCGGCGCCCGGTCGGGACGGGCTCGGCGAGCCGATGATCGACGAGCTGGCCGGGTTGGTCGAGGCCGCCGGTGGTCGCACCCTGGGGCTGTTCTCCTCCCGGCGTGCCGCTCAGACCGCCGCCGAGCTGTTGCGTGAGCGGCTGGACGTCCCGATCCTGTGCCAGGGCGATGACCAGACCCCGACCCTGGTCCGGGCCTTCGCGGACGACGAGCGCACCTGCCTGTTCGGCACGTTGTCGCTGTGGCAGGGGGTCGACGTGCCAGGCGCCTCGTGTCAATTGGTGGTGGTCGATCGCATCCCGTTCCCCCGACCGGACGACCCGCTGGGTACCGCCCGACAAGAGGCGGTGGCCCGTCACGGTGGCAATGCCTTCATGTCGGTCGCGGCCACGCACGCGGCCCTGTTGTTGGCCCAGGGCGTGGGGCGGCTGGTGCGCTCGGGTGCCGATCGGGGGGTCGTGGCCGTCCTCGACTCGCGCCTGGCGACGGCGCGCTACGCCGGGTTCCTGCGGGCCTCGCTGCCGCCGTTCTGGACCACCACCGACCGTGAGGTCGTGGTGGCCGCGCTGCGGCGCATCGACGTCCCGACCGGCACCGAAACCGTGGTGTCGTAA
- a CDS encoding antitoxin, whose product MSAFDDLKNKAAELADQAKEGLASATEHAKHGLESAKDNLEGLSDAAIAKAGDAVDAATGGKFADKVDAVQAKADELIKGREAAAPEEPQV is encoded by the coding sequence ATGAGCGCGTTCGACGATCTGAAGAACAAGGCCGCTGAGCTTGCCGACCAGGCCAAGGAAGGTCTCGCCAGCGCCACGGAGCACGCCAAGCACGGGCTGGAGTCCGCCAAGGACAACCTCGAGGGCCTGTCCGACGCCGCGATCGCGAAGGCCGGGGACGCCGTCGACGCGGCCACCGGTGGCAAGTTCGCCGACAAGGTCGACGCCGTCCAGGCCAAGGCCGACGAGCTGATCAAGGGCCGCGAGGCCGCTGCCCCGGAGGAGCCGCAGGTCTGA
- the miaB gene encoding tRNA (N6-isopentenyl adenosine(37)-C2)-methylthiotransferase MiaB, which yields MTSPEPTTPRTYQVRTYGCQMNVHDSERISGLLEGAGYVRAADDAEPADVVVFNTCAVRENADNKLYGNLGHLAPAKAARPGMQIAVGGCLAQKDRDTIVRKAPWVDVVFGTHNVGSLPALLDRARHNQQAQVEILESLQVFPSTLPTRRESPYAAWVSISVGCNNTCTFCIVPSLRGTERDRRPGDILAEIEALVAEGAIEVTLLGQNVNTYGVEFGDRGAFAKLLRACGEVDHLERVRFTSPHPAAFTDDVIEAMAGTANVMPQLHMPLQSGSDRLLKAMRRSYRSERFLGILDRVRAAIPDAAISTDIIVGFPGETEADFEATLEVVAASRFAQAFTFQYSPRPGTPAATLPDQVPKAVVQQRYERLVALQEEISWAENRAQEQRVLDVLVAEGEGRKDQATARLSGRARDGRLVHFALPDTVAAVAGAGGPLRPRPGDVVTVQVTYGAPHHLVADGVLTGGPFEVRRTRAGDAWAERAAATRRPATGIAIPVVQPAQQ from the coding sequence ATGACGTCACCCGAACCCACCACGCCGCGCACCTACCAGGTGCGCACCTACGGCTGTCAGATGAACGTGCACGACTCCGAGCGCATCTCGGGTCTGCTCGAGGGCGCGGGGTACGTGCGCGCCGCCGACGACGCCGAACCCGCCGACGTCGTCGTGTTCAACACGTGTGCGGTGCGCGAGAACGCCGACAACAAGCTTTACGGCAACCTCGGTCACCTCGCCCCGGCCAAGGCGGCCCGCCCCGGCATGCAGATCGCGGTCGGTGGATGCCTGGCCCAGAAGGACCGCGACACCATCGTGCGCAAGGCGCCCTGGGTCGACGTGGTGTTCGGCACCCACAACGTCGGCTCACTGCCCGCGCTGCTCGACCGCGCCCGCCACAACCAGCAGGCCCAGGTCGAGATCCTCGAGTCGCTGCAGGTCTTTCCCTCCACGCTGCCCACGCGCCGCGAGTCGCCGTACGCCGCCTGGGTCTCGATCAGTGTCGGGTGCAACAACACGTGCACCTTCTGCATCGTGCCGAGCCTGCGCGGCACCGAACGCGATCGCCGCCCGGGCGACATCCTGGCCGAGATCGAGGCCCTGGTCGCCGAGGGTGCCATCGAGGTCACGCTGCTCGGCCAGAACGTCAACACCTACGGCGTCGAGTTCGGTGACCGGGGTGCCTTCGCCAAACTGCTGCGGGCCTGCGGTGAGGTCGACCACCTGGAACGGGTGCGTTTCACCAGCCCGCACCCGGCGGCGTTCACCGACGACGTGATCGAGGCGATGGCCGGTACGGCCAACGTCATGCCGCAGTTGCACATGCCGCTGCAGTCCGGCTCGGACCGGCTGCTCAAGGCGATGCGGCGCTCGTACCGCAGTGAACGATTCCTGGGCATCCTCGATCGGGTCCGAGCCGCCATCCCGGACGCCGCGATCAGCACCGACATCATCGTCGGCTTCCCGGGTGAGACCGAGGCCGACTTCGAGGCCACGCTCGAGGTGGTGGCGGCGTCCCGGTTCGCGCAGGCGTTCACCTTCCAGTACTCACCCCGCCCCGGGACGCCGGCCGCCACGCTGCCCGATCAGGTTCCCAAAGCCGTTGTGCAGCAACGGTACGAGCGGTTGGTGGCGTTGCAGGAGGAGATCAGCTGGGCCGAGAACCGCGCCCAGGAACAGCGGGTGCTCGACGTCCTGGTCGCCGAGGGCGAGGGCCGCAAGGACCAGGCCACCGCCCGGCTGTCCGGTCGCGCCCGAGACGGCCGGCTGGTGCACTTCGCGCTCCCGGACACCGTGGCGGCTGTGGCCGGGGCGGGCGGCCCGCTCCGCCCCCGGCCGGGGGACGTCGTCACGGTGCAGGTGACCTACGGTGCGCCGCACCACCTGGTGGCGGACGGCGTGCTGACCGGTGGCCCGTTCGAGGTTCGCCGCACCCGTGCCGGGGACGCCTGGGCCGAGCGCGCGGCGGCCACGCGCCGTCCGGCGACCGGGATCGCGATCCCGGTGGTGCAGCCCGCACAGCAGTGA
- a CDS encoding LysR family transcriptional regulator: MASTLDLSSLRLVRAIADAGTITGAATTLGFTQPAVSQHVRRLERRLGTALLERHARGVRLTEAGQVLARYGATVAATVAAAEREVSALAGLRAGRVRVMSFPSASATLVPAALLLLRDNAPDVEVDFSEAEPPEATAALREGRCDIAVTFDYTSPDPAAHPPGAPDLDREHPERADHLGVHRVQLMSDASLLAIASGDPLADEPRLHLRDLTDTRWIAGCSPCRTHLTDSAAAAGFAPRIAFETDDYMATLAFVAAGLGVALLPGLVAPVAATYPGTLRSIAGVGRRAVHALTTTDLLRVPAVAVTIEALQEAAAVQ, encoded by the coding sequence ATGGCTTCGACCCTGGACCTCTCCTCGCTGCGCCTGGTGCGCGCGATCGCCGACGCGGGCACGATCACCGGCGCAGCCACCACTCTCGGCTTCACCCAGCCGGCGGTGAGCCAGCACGTCCGGCGGCTGGAACGTCGACTCGGAACCGCGTTGCTGGAGCGGCATGCCCGCGGTGTTCGCTTGACCGAGGCGGGCCAGGTCCTCGCGCGATACGGCGCCACCGTGGCCGCCACGGTCGCCGCGGCGGAACGTGAGGTGTCGGCCCTGGCCGGGCTGCGCGCGGGCCGGGTACGCGTGATGTCGTTCCCCTCGGCATCGGCCACCCTGGTACCCGCGGCACTCCTCCTGTTGCGCGACAACGCACCTGACGTCGAGGTCGACTTCAGCGAGGCCGAGCCGCCCGAGGCGACAGCTGCCCTACGCGAGGGCCGCTGCGACATCGCGGTCACGTTCGACTACACCTCGCCGGACCCCGCAGCGCATCCCCCGGGGGCGCCGGACCTCGACCGCGAACACCCCGAGCGCGCGGACCATCTCGGGGTACACCGGGTGCAGTTGATGTCGGACGCCAGTCTGCTCGCGATCGCCTCCGGTGACCCCTTGGCGGACGAGCCCCGCCTACACCTGCGCGACCTGACCGATACCCGGTGGATCGCCGGTTGCTCCCCGTGCCGCACCCACTTGACCGACTCGGCCGCAGCCGCCGGATTCGCCCCCCGGATCGCCTTCGAGACCGACGACTACATGGCGACGCTGGCCTTCGTGGCCGCCGGGCTGGGTGTGGCCCTGTTGCCCGGGCTGGTGGCTCCCGTCGCCGCGACCTATCCCGGGACCCTGCGCTCCATCGCGGGGGTCGGCCGGCGCGCGGTCCACGCCCTGACCACGACCGATCTGCTGCGCGTACCCGCGGTGGCGGTCACCATCGAGGCGCTCCAGGAAGCTGCCGCGGTCCAGTGA
- the hflX gene encoding GTPase HflX — protein MTTASTPAHHDESSSWDGEQLDLADRHALRRVAGLSTELTDVTEVEYRQLRLERVVLAGLYGGGHETSQGAEISLRELAALAETAGSEVLDGVLQRRENPDPGTWLGSGKAEELRALVADTGADTVICDGDLSPSQRRGLEDVVKVKVIDRTALILDIFAQHAKSKEGKAQVELAQLEYLLPRLRGWGDSMSRQAGGRVAGGEGIGSRGPGETKIELDRRRIRTRMAKLRRQISGMKAARDTKRSGRRRHEVPSVAIAGYTNAGKSSILNRLTGAGVLVEDALFATLDPTVRRAQTADGRTFTLTDTVGFVRRLPHQLVEAFRSTLEEVADADLVLHVVDGAHPDPDGQLAAVREVLADVGASAVREIVVINKIDAADPDEIDRLLRREKGSIAVSARTGVGFAELAELVAAELPRPDVEVDLVVPYQRGDLVSRAHSEGEVLDTEHCEDGTRLRARVRPDLADALRAVAVA, from the coding sequence ATGACTACCGCATCCACTCCTGCCCACCACGATGAGTCGAGTTCGTGGGACGGTGAGCAGCTCGATCTCGCCGACCGGCATGCGCTGCGCCGGGTCGCCGGGTTGTCGACCGAGCTCACCGACGTCACCGAGGTCGAGTACCGCCAGCTGCGTCTCGAACGCGTGGTGCTCGCCGGCCTGTACGGCGGCGGCCACGAGACCTCCCAGGGTGCCGAGATCTCGCTGCGTGAGCTGGCGGCACTCGCCGAGACAGCCGGTTCCGAGGTGCTGGACGGCGTGCTGCAGCGACGCGAGAACCCCGACCCGGGCACCTGGCTGGGCTCGGGCAAGGCCGAGGAACTGCGCGCGCTGGTGGCCGACACCGGTGCGGACACGGTGATCTGCGACGGCGACCTGTCACCGTCCCAGCGCCGTGGTCTGGAGGACGTGGTCAAGGTCAAGGTCATCGACCGGACGGCACTGATCCTGGACATCTTCGCCCAGCACGCCAAGTCCAAGGAGGGCAAGGCCCAGGTCGAGCTGGCTCAGCTCGAGTACCTGCTGCCACGCCTGCGCGGTTGGGGTGACTCGATGTCGCGCCAGGCCGGTGGCCGGGTGGCCGGCGGTGAGGGCATCGGCTCGCGTGGCCCCGGTGAAACCAAGATCGAACTCGACCGGCGCCGGATCCGCACCCGCATGGCCAAGCTGCGCCGCCAGATCTCAGGTATGAAGGCCGCCCGCGACACCAAGCGGTCCGGACGCCGCCGGCACGAGGTGCCCTCGGTGGCCATCGCCGGGTACACCAACGCCGGGAAGTCCAGCATTCTCAACCGGTTGACCGGCGCGGGCGTGCTGGTCGAGGACGCCCTGTTCGCCACCCTCGACCCGACCGTGCGCCGTGCCCAGACCGCAGACGGGCGAACCTTCACCCTCACCGACACCGTCGGTTTCGTCCGCCGGCTGCCGCATCAGTTGGTCGAGGCGTTCCGGTCCACGCTCGAAGAGGTGGCCGACGCCGACCTCGTGCTCCACGTCGTCGACGGCGCGCACCCCGACCCCGACGGCCAGCTCGCCGCGGTGCGCGAGGTGCTCGCCGACGTCGGCGCGAGCGCCGTCCGGGAGATCGTCGTGATCAACAAGATCGACGCCGCGGATCCCGACGAGATCGACCGGTTGCTGCGGCGCGAGAAGGGCTCGATCGCCGTCTCGGCCCGCACCGGCGTCGGTTTCGCCGAGCTCGCCGAGCTGGTCGCCGCCGAACTGCCCCGGCCCGATGTCGAGGTCGATCTGGTGGTGCCCTACCAGCGCGGTGACCTGGTCAGCCGGGCGCACTCCGAGGGCGAGGTGCTCGACACCGAGCACTGCGAGGACGGCACCCGGCTGCGGGCCCGGGTCCGGCCCGACCTGGCCGATGCACTGCGTGCCGTCGCGGTGGCCTGA
- the miaA gene encoding tRNA (adenosine(37)-N6)-dimethylallyltransferase MiaA: MYLPVRNAADRGCTSTSCPLRPTLACQTHVVSPPAVAAARFAAPVIAVVGPTASGKSDLAVELAVVLNGEIVNADAMQLYRGMDIGTAKLPVPERRGVPHHQLDVLEVTDEASVAAYQREARAAIEDIRSRGRRPILAGGSGLYLRAVLDELQIPPTDPRVRAALETELEQIGATALHTRLAERDPAAAVAILPSNARRVVRALEVIALTGRPFTATLPTGAYHQPAIQIGLQVPRPVLDERIATRVERMWDAGLVAETRDLAELHGLRAGRTASRALGYAQVLQLLDGELDDAAARLATVTATRRFARRQLSWFGRDPRITWLDHDAADLIARAVQRCAP; the protein is encoded by the coding sequence ATGTATCTCCCTGTTCGGAACGCCGCTGACCGCGGCTGTACGTCAACATCATGCCCGCTCCGCCCGACGCTGGCGTGCCAGACTCACGTCGTGAGTCCTCCAGCCGTCGCGGCGGCACGATTCGCCGCCCCGGTGATCGCCGTGGTGGGACCGACCGCCTCGGGCAAGTCCGATCTCGCCGTCGAGCTGGCCGTGGTCCTGAACGGTGAGATCGTCAACGCGGATGCGATGCAGCTCTACCGCGGGATGGACATCGGCACCGCCAAACTCCCCGTGCCCGAACGCCGCGGCGTCCCGCATCACCAGCTCGACGTGCTCGAGGTGACCGACGAGGCGAGCGTCGCCGCCTATCAACGCGAGGCGCGGGCCGCGATCGAGGACATCCGCTCGCGCGGGCGGCGTCCGATCCTGGCCGGCGGCTCGGGTCTCTACCTCCGCGCGGTCCTGGACGAGCTGCAGATTCCCCCGACCGATCCCCGCGTGCGCGCCGCCCTCGAGACCGAGCTCGAGCAGATCGGCGCGACAGCCCTGCACACCCGGCTCGCCGAGCGCGACCCGGCCGCGGCGGTAGCGATCCTGCCGAGCAACGCGCGGCGCGTCGTCCGGGCGCTGGAGGTGATCGCCCTGACCGGGCGGCCGTTCACCGCGACCCTCCCCACCGGCGCCTACCACCAGCCCGCGATCCAGATCGGGCTGCAGGTGCCACGCCCGGTGCTCGACGAGCGGATCGCGACCCGGGTGGAGCGCATGTGGGACGCCGGGCTGGTCGCCGAGACGCGTGACCTCGCCGAGCTCCACGGCCTGCGCGCCGGCCGCACCGCCTCACGCGCCCTCGGCTATGCGCAGGTGCTGCAGCTGCTGGACGGCGAACTGGACGACGCCGCCGCGCGGCTGGCCACCGTCACCGCGACCCGGCGGTTCGCGCGGCGTCAGCTGTCGTGGTTCGGCCGCGACCCCCGCATCACCTGGCTCGACCACGACGCGGCCGACCTGATCGCCCGGGCTGTGCAACGCTGTGCGCCATGA
- a CDS encoding diaminopimelate epimerase: MTSASPPTLDVPSPQAPTSPLAGLSWAKGHGTENDFVVLPDPDGRLQLDAPAVQALCDRRAGLGGDGILRVVRSAEGEAGRWFMDYRNADGSLAEMCGNGIRVFVHYLVRAGLLDLADGDSIAIDTRAGVKTVRREGEQYAVDLGPWRIEGGTAAAEAGSDRTVHAHGSSLAQAGLSVNIGNPHVVVAVPDVATLRALDLTRAPVLDPVAPEGANVEFVVPGHGVDRDAAGRPLGHLVMRVHERGSGETRSCGTGAVAAVLAARVWAGDGAPDEWTVDVPGGRLLVRLAQGSPLAGEHAELVGPARIVAEGTLLG; the protein is encoded by the coding sequence ATGACCTCGGCCTCGCCCCCGACGCTCGACGTGCCCTCGCCGCAGGCACCGACCTCGCCGCTGGCAGGCCTGTCGTGGGCCAAGGGCCACGGCACCGAGAACGACTTCGTCGTGCTGCCCGATCCCGACGGGCGCCTGCAGCTAGACGCGCCCGCGGTGCAGGCGCTGTGTGATCGTCGGGCCGGCCTGGGCGGCGACGGAATCCTGCGTGTCGTGCGCTCAGCCGAGGGCGAGGCCGGTCGCTGGTTCATGGACTACCGCAACGCCGACGGCTCACTCGCCGAGATGTGCGGCAACGGCATCCGGGTGTTCGTGCACTACCTGGTTCGCGCCGGACTGCTCGACCTCGCCGACGGCGACAGCATCGCGATCGACACCCGCGCCGGGGTGAAGACCGTGCGTCGCGAGGGCGAGCAGTACGCCGTCGACCTCGGTCCGTGGCGGATCGAGGGCGGAACGGCTGCTGCCGAGGCGGGTAGCGACCGCACGGTGCACGCGCACGGGTCGTCCCTGGCGCAGGCCGGGCTCTCGGTGAACATCGGCAACCCCCACGTCGTGGTCGCCGTACCCGACGTGGCCACCCTGCGCGCTCTCGACCTGACCCGGGCACCGGTGCTCGACCCGGTGGCGCCCGAAGGGGCCAACGTCGAGTTCGTCGTTCCCGGTCACGGCGTCGACCGGGACGCGGCCGGCCGGCCACTGGGTCACCTCGTCATGCGGGTGCACGAACGGGGCTCGGGTGAGACCCGCTCGTGCGGCACCGGCGCGGTCGCTGCGGTGCTGGCGGCGCGGGTCTGGGCCGGCGACGGTGCTCCCGACGAATGGACCGTCGACGTGCCGGGTGGCCGGTTACTGGTGCGGCTGGCGCAGGGCTCGCCGTTGGCGGGGGAGCACGCCGAGCTGGTCGGCCCGGCCCGGATCGTCGCCGAGGGCACGCTGCTCGGCTGA
- a CDS encoding methyltransferase: protein MSSGEHYFSEQQSGPAERRTLEVRLAGREVAVVTAGNVFSGDRLDLGTRVLLRDVPAPPAEGHLLDLGCGWGPLALTLAMHSPGAHIWAVDVNPLARELTAENAATHGLTNITVAAPQDVAPDLRFAAIWSNPPIRIGKPALHALLQQWLPRLTDDGHAYLVVQRHLGADSLHAWLAQLLPEVFPSHTVRRLGSAKGYRVLEVSPG from the coding sequence GTGTCCTCCGGCGAGCACTACTTCAGCGAGCAGCAGTCCGGCCCCGCCGAGCGGCGCACCCTCGAGGTGAGACTCGCCGGGCGTGAGGTCGCCGTGGTCACCGCAGGCAACGTGTTCAGCGGTGATCGGCTCGACCTGGGCACCCGGGTGCTGCTGCGCGACGTGCCCGCCCCACCCGCCGAGGGGCATCTGCTCGACCTGGGCTGTGGTTGGGGTCCGCTGGCCCTCACGCTGGCGATGCACTCCCCCGGTGCCCACATCTGGGCGGTCGACGTGAACCCGTTGGCCCGTGAGCTGACCGCCGAGAACGCTGCCACCCACGGCCTGACGAACATCACCGTCGCCGCCCCGCAGGACGTTGCGCCAGACCTCCGGTTCGCGGCCATCTGGTCCAACCCCCCGATCCGGATCGGCAAGCCGGCCCTGCACGCACTGCTGCAGCAGTGGCTGCCCCGATTGACCGACGACGGTCACGCCTACCTCGTGGTGCAGCGCCACCTCGGTGCGGACTCGCTGCACGCCTGGCTCGCCCAGCTGCTGCCCGAGGTCTTCCCGTCGCACACGGTCCGCCGCCTGGGCAGCGCGAAGGGATATCGCGTGCTCGAGGTGTCACCCGGCTGA